One Actinomycetota bacterium DNA window includes the following coding sequences:
- a CDS encoding NAD(P)/FAD-dependent oxidoreductase → MEDYDVVIVGAGFGGPVAAKKCAEAGLRTLMLERSQKVGEKVISGLTIPFYGFLFGPAFIRDGNPPIERPVDGIINFIIKDVDSGDIETDGSLRVPKPLSPVISFGYNAYCQPFCQWEAEKAVEAGAELRTSVTVVDVLRSGGCIAGVRTDSGEEIRARIVIDAEGSQGLLAVKAGVREKYPPEAISLADVYDYEIDKDELDRLMGHTLRFCWAWDEQKLAPPLGQGNGLMVWPYRGSIHFMQDQCLRLSSGEVPNLRKLFKEYHDNITSKLPWWRDEVAPRIKLRARTWESFEIFVGLDRELREMPNHTDGMILIGDAAGLESTELCDGVPAAWFSADIAADVAIEALRAGDTSREFLARYDERIRGHPILQWSITAPNRYNLRFAQEHHDLGEFRGYVHDGWGLGGFAHVSTPLMQNVLRALAEDPTVITAWIRMFFRYYFNWIYERYDYSGGKELPPRDPSSQPRVAQAVFRGVLAAADAVLRPLAPLVRAGVGLAEPLCRFANPAMKAVLPLLEAALRGMERLEGFTGPASDRIVDFVRRADPATFDPPGRGGV, encoded by the coding sequence ATGGAGGACTACGACGTCGTCATCGTGGGGGCCGGTTTCGGCGGACCGGTTGCCGCGAAAAAATGTGCCGAGGCGGGCCTGCGCACCCTGATGCTCGAACGCTCGCAGAAGGTGGGAGAAAAGGTTATCTCCGGGCTGACCATCCCCTTCTACGGCTTCCTCTTCGGTCCCGCGTTCATCCGCGACGGCAACCCACCCATCGAGAGGCCGGTGGACGGCATCATCAACTTCATCATCAAGGACGTGGACAGCGGAGATATCGAAACAGACGGCTCCCTGCGCGTCCCCAAGCCCCTCTCCCCCGTCATCAGCTTCGGATACAACGCCTACTGCCAGCCCTTCTGCCAGTGGGAGGCGGAGAAGGCGGTGGAGGCCGGGGCGGAACTGCGCACCTCCGTCACGGTAGTGGACGTGCTGCGCTCCGGTGGCTGTATCGCCGGGGTGAGGACGGACAGCGGCGAGGAGATCCGCGCGCGCATCGTCATCGACGCCGAGGGGTCCCAGGGGCTGCTGGCGGTCAAGGCCGGGGTGCGGGAGAAATATCCCCCGGAGGCCATCTCCCTGGCCGACGTCTACGACTACGAGATAGACAAGGACGAGCTGGACCGGCTCATGGGGCACACCCTGCGTTTCTGCTGGGCCTGGGACGAGCAGAAGCTGGCCCCTCCACTTGGACAGGGCAACGGCCTCATGGTGTGGCCGTACCGCGGCAGCATCCACTTCATGCAGGACCAGTGCCTGCGCCTGTCGAGCGGGGAAGTCCCCAACCTGAGGAAGCTATTCAAGGAGTACCACGACAACATCACCAGCAAGCTGCCGTGGTGGAGAGACGAGGTGGCGCCGCGCATCAAGCTGCGCGCCCGCACCTGGGAGAGCTTCGAGATCTTCGTGGGCCTGGACCGCGAGCTGCGCGAGATGCCCAACCATACCGATGGCATGATCCTCATCGGCGATGCGGCCGGGCTGGAGAGCACGGAGCTGTGCGACGGAGTCCCAGCGGCCTGGTTCTCCGCCGATATCGCCGCCGACGTGGCCATCGAGGCCCTGCGCGCCGGGGACACCTCGCGGGAGTTCCTTGCCCGCTATGACGAGCGCATCCGCGGCCACCCTATCCTGCAGTGGTCCATCACCGCCCCCAACCGCTACAACCTCCGCTTTGCCCAGGAGCACCATGACTTAGGCGAGTTCAGGGGCTACGTGCACGACGGCTGGGGACTCGGGGGCTTCGCCCACGTGAGCACACCGCTGATGCAGAACGTCCTGCGGGCACTGGCGGAGGACCCCACCGTCATCACCGCCTGGATAAGGATGTTCTTCCGCTACTACTTCAACTGGATCTACGAGCGCTATGACTACAGCGGCGGTAAGGAGCTCCCCCCGCGCGACCCTTCCTCGCAGCCACGCGTGGCACAGGCGGTATTCCGCGGCGTGCTGGCGGCGGCCGACGCCGTGCTGCGTCCGCTGGCGCCACTGGTGAGGGCGGGGGTCGGACTGGCCGAACCGCTATGCCGTTTCGCCAATCCGGCCATGAAGGCGGTGCTGCCGCTGCTGGAGGCGGCCCTCCGGGGCATGGAAAGACTCGAGGGGTTCACAGGCCCCGCGAGCGACAGGATCGTGGACTTCGTACGCCGGGCCGACCCGGCCACCTTCGACCCTCCGGGCAGGGGAGGTGTTTGA
- a CDS encoding response regulator has translation MAEKRKIEDMTATILIADDALFTRMMLRNILVENGFNAIVEAETGTEAIWAYERWKPDLVIMDINMPEMDGMAAAKSILVTDPQAKIIICSALGEKQLMLEALQGGVMDFITKPFQPEKVIEVVRKALA, from the coding sequence GTGGCGGAGAAGAGGAAGATCGAGGATATGACCGCGACCATACTTATAGCGGACGATGCCCTTTTCACGCGCATGATGCTGCGCAATATCCTCGTCGAGAACGGTTTCAACGCCATCGTGGAGGCGGAGACCGGGACCGAGGCGATATGGGCCTACGAGCGTTGGAAGCCCGACCTGGTGATCATGGACATCAACATGCCGGAGATGGACGGTATGGCCGCGGCCAAGAGCATCCTGGTGACCGATCCGCAGGCCAAGATCATCATCTGCAGCGCCCTGGGCGAGAAACAACTAATGCTGGAGGCCCTGCAGGGGGGCGTCATGGATTTCATCACCAAGCCCTTCCAGCCCGAGAAGGTCATTGAGGTAGTGAGGAAAGCCCTGGCCTAG
- a CDS encoding GyrI-like domain-containing protein, giving the protein MERKIELQEQPAQMVLGKRFRTSMEKIQGDIGAGFGAIFGYLGELGEYPSGAPFGLYFGDMQGFDPNDFEMELCVPVNRLLESKGEIEAREVPGGLAAVTMHKGPYNTVELAYNDMEAWVKENGYQYAGPAREVWLNDPSQVAESELLTEVSFPVSKA; this is encoded by the coding sequence ATGGAGAGGAAGATCGAACTGCAGGAGCAGCCCGCGCAGATGGTGCTGGGGAAGCGCTTCCGCACCTCCATGGAGAAGATCCAGGGGGACATCGGCGCGGGGTTCGGCGCCATCTTCGGCTACCTGGGTGAGCTGGGCGAGTACCCCAGCGGGGCGCCGTTCGGCCTGTATTTCGGTGATATGCAAGGGTTCGATCCCAACGATTTCGAGATGGAGCTGTGCGTGCCGGTGAACCGCCTGCTGGAGAGCAAGGGGGAGATCGAGGCGCGCGAGGTCCCCGGGGGGCTCGCGGCGGTGACCATGCACAAGGGCCCCTACAACACGGTGGAGTTGGCCTACAACGACATGGAGGCCTGGGTAAAGGAGAACGGCTACCAGTACGCGGGGCCCGCCCGCGAGGTCTGGCTCAACGACCCAAGCCAGGTGGCGGAGTCGGAGCTGCTCACCGAGGTATCCTTCCCCGTCTCCAAGGCCTGA